A DNA window from Hydrogenophaga taeniospiralis contains the following coding sequences:
- a CDS encoding ABC transporter substrate-binding protein, translating to MNKRLFLKTTAALAAAAAFGSAQAQTPIKFQLDWRFEGPAALFLQPVAKGYFKAAGLDVSVDSGNGSGGTVTRVASGTYDMGFADMAALMEFHANNPDAPNKPVAVMMVYNNTPAAVLALKKSGITKPADLSGKKLGAPVFDAGRKAFPIFQKANGVSNVAWTSMDPPLRETMLVRGDIDAITGFSFTSLLNLEARGVKAADVVILPYADHGVKVYGNAIIASPKLIKENPAAIKAFLSAFTKGARDVMANPAAGIDTVKARDGIINVALETRRLQLAIDSVVASPDARKEGFGQVNAGRLSLMASQVSDAYATKTRINPAAIWDGSMLPPAAELNVLPPAKK from the coding sequence ATGAACAAGCGCCTCTTCCTCAAGACCACCGCCGCCCTGGCCGCCGCAGCCGCCTTTGGCAGTGCCCAGGCGCAGACGCCGATCAAGTTCCAGCTCGACTGGCGCTTTGAAGGCCCGGCCGCGCTGTTCTTGCAGCCCGTGGCCAAGGGGTATTTCAAGGCCGCCGGCCTGGACGTGAGCGTGGACTCGGGCAACGGCTCGGGCGGCACCGTCACCCGCGTGGCCTCGGGCACCTACGACATGGGCTTTGCCGACATGGCCGCGCTGATGGAGTTCCACGCCAACAACCCGGACGCGCCGAACAAACCCGTGGCCGTGATGATGGTCTATAACAACACGCCCGCCGCCGTGCTGGCGCTCAAGAAGAGCGGCATCACCAAGCCCGCCGACCTGAGCGGCAAGAAGCTCGGCGCGCCGGTGTTCGACGCCGGCCGCAAGGCCTTCCCGATCTTCCAGAAGGCCAACGGCGTGAGCAACGTCGCCTGGACCTCGATGGACCCGCCGCTGCGCGAGACCATGCTGGTGCGCGGCGACATCGACGCCATCACCGGTTTCTCGTTCACGTCGCTGCTCAACCTGGAAGCGCGTGGCGTGAAAGCCGCCGACGTGGTGATCCTGCCCTACGCCGACCACGGCGTGAAGGTCTACGGCAACGCCATCATCGCCAGCCCCAAGCTGATCAAGGAAAACCCGGCCGCCATCAAAGCCTTCCTGAGCGCCTTCACCAAGGGCGCGCGGGACGTCATGGCCAACCCAGCGGCCGGCATCGACACCGTGAAGGCGCGCGACGGCATCATCAACGTGGCGCTGGAAACGCGCCGCCTGCAGCTCGCGATCGACTCCGTGGTGGCCAGCCCCGACGCGCGCAAGGAAGGTTTTGGCCAGGTCAACGCCGGGCGGCTCTCGCTGATGGCGTCCCAGGTGTCCGACGCCTACGCCACCAAGACCCGCATCAACCCCGCCGCCATCTGGGACGGCTCCATGCTGCCCCCGGCCGCCGAGCTCAACGTGTTGCCGCCCGCGAAGAAATAA
- the pqqA gene encoding pyrroloquinoline quinone precursor peptide PqqA has product MIFWSHFHEIPEGRFAIPPWRLGPAVSTMTSRRGRCLAAVSLHLNLKEITMQWIDPAFCDIRLGFEVTAYVYVR; this is encoded by the coding sequence ATGATTTTCTGGAGCCATTTCCATGAAATTCCCGAGGGGCGATTCGCGATCCCTCCGTGGCGCCTGGGCCCGGCGGTCTCCACAATGACCAGCAGGCGGGGTCGATGCCTCGCCGCTGTTTCCCTTCATCTCAACCTCAAGGAAATCACCATGCAATGGATTGATCCGGCTTTCTGCGACATCCGCCTGGGCTTCGAAGTCACGGCCTACGTTTACGTGCGTTGA
- a CDS encoding ATP-binding protein, with translation MVEPLSPPLPLPRRRSASLRLQLNLIVATLTGLFVAALVGLQIDGTRASVREEITASNKVATQLLERVSGIFSRGGPPAMLGFLEQLGRVRSNDIVLVGDDGRVLYRSPPATYKQGRDAPEWFTAWVVPPLQRQLVRMPGAVLAIEPNPSRAILDGWDHLVRLAGIATLALVALHVAVFWAVGRTLRPFARIVEGLRRLQAGDYATRLPPLPGREAALIGESVNRLGEAIETTLQQRIAAREARQRLSESRAWAQQVEQRLEAERKDIAAELHDELGQSVTAIRSLARSLLARLPTDDTTGREAAQMIDTEAARLYDAMHGMIPRLTPLTLGPLGLPDALRDLVASLRLRHRAQVFDLRIEGPETPVDADTALAVYRTAQEALNNALKHSGARHLGLLLQHNAQTLSLTVTDDGCGLPPPDQRPHRFGLPGLHERAVALGGRFDAQRRPEGGTQVRLELPCGGRPAEGDEA, from the coding sequence ATGGTCGAACCCCTCTCGCCGCCGCTCCCTCTGCCCCGCAGGCGCAGCGCCTCGCTGCGCCTGCAGCTCAACCTGATCGTGGCCACGCTGACGGGCCTGTTCGTCGCCGCGCTGGTGGGGCTGCAGATCGACGGCACGCGTGCCAGCGTGCGGGAAGAAATCACCGCGTCGAACAAGGTGGCCACCCAGCTGCTGGAGCGCGTCAGCGGCATCTTCTCCCGTGGCGGGCCCCCGGCCATGCTCGGTTTCCTGGAACAGCTCGGTCGCGTGCGGTCCAACGACATCGTGCTGGTGGGCGACGACGGCCGGGTGCTCTACCGCTCGCCACCGGCCACCTACAAGCAGGGTCGCGATGCCCCCGAATGGTTCACCGCCTGGGTCGTGCCGCCGCTGCAGCGCCAGCTGGTGCGCATGCCGGGCGCCGTGCTGGCGATCGAGCCCAACCCGTCGCGGGCCATCCTCGACGGCTGGGACCACCTGGTGCGGCTGGCCGGCATCGCCACGCTGGCGCTGGTGGCCCTCCATGTCGCCGTGTTCTGGGCGGTCGGGCGAACCCTGCGCCCCTTTGCGCGCATCGTCGAGGGCCTGCGGCGGCTGCAGGCCGGCGACTACGCCACCCGGCTGCCGCCCCTGCCGGGCCGCGAGGCGGCGCTGATCGGCGAGTCGGTCAACCGGCTGGGCGAGGCCATCGAGACCACCCTACAGCAACGCATCGCCGCCCGCGAAGCGCGGCAGCGGCTGTCGGAGAGCCGGGCCTGGGCCCAACAGGTCGAGCAGCGCCTGGAGGCCGAGCGCAAGGACATTGCCGCCGAGTTGCACGACGAGCTGGGGCAATCGGTCACCGCCATCCGCTCGCTCGCCCGCTCCCTGCTGGCCCGGCTGCCGACCGACGACACCACGGGCCGCGAGGCCGCCCAGATGATCGACACCGAGGCCGCGCGCCTGTACGACGCGATGCACGGCATGATTCCGCGGCTGACACCGCTGACGCTGGGCCCGCTGGGCCTGCCCGACGCGCTGCGCGACCTGGTCGCCAGCCTGCGCCTGCGCCACCGCGCGCAGGTCTTCGACCTGCGCATCGAGGGCCCGGAAACACCGGTCGACGCGGACACCGCCTTGGCGGTCTACCGGACGGCCCAGGAGGCCCTGAACAACGCCCTCAAACACAGCGGGGCGCGGCACCTGGGCCTGCTGCTGCAGCACAACGCACAGACCCTGAGCCTGACGGTGACCGACGATGGCTGCGGCCTGCCGCCGCCAGACCAGCGCCCCCACCGCTTCGGCCTGCCCGGCCTGCACGAACGCGCGGTGGCGCTGGGCGGGCGCTTCGACGCCCAGCGCCGCCCCGAGGGCGGCACGCAGGTCCGCCTGGAACTGCCCTGCGGGGGCCGGCCGGCCGAAGGAGACGAGGCATGA
- a CDS encoding response regulator transcription factor — protein sequence MIRVVLVDDHAVVRMGFRLLLQAQGGFEVVGEAADGETLLRELPQWAADVIVMDLTMPGLGGLETLRRLRSRDPVPGVLVLSAHDDAAYPRRALNAGALGFLGKRSAPEALPEAVRAVAQGRRYLDPQTAQAMALSQFDGSTSPFDALSEREFEVFTRLARGRSVQEIARALSLSPSTVGTHLYNVKQKLGASNQAELTLLALRWGVIEA from the coding sequence ATGATCCGGGTGGTGCTGGTGGACGACCATGCCGTGGTGCGCATGGGGTTTCGACTGCTGCTGCAGGCACAGGGCGGGTTCGAGGTGGTGGGCGAGGCCGCCGACGGTGAGACCCTGTTGCGGGAGCTGCCCCAGTGGGCCGCCGACGTCATCGTCATGGACCTGACCATGCCCGGCCTGGGCGGGCTGGAGACGCTGCGGCGCCTGCGGTCGCGCGATCCCGTGCCCGGGGTGCTGGTGCTCTCGGCGCACGACGACGCGGCCTACCCGCGCCGCGCCCTCAACGCCGGCGCGCTGGGTTTCCTGGGCAAGCGCAGCGCCCCCGAGGCCCTGCCCGAGGCGGTGCGCGCCGTGGCGCAGGGCCGGCGCTACCTGGACCCGCAGACCGCGCAGGCCATGGCCCTGTCGCAGTTCGACGGCAGCACCAGCCCGTTCGACGCGCTGTCCGAGCGCGAGTTCGAGGTGTTCACCCGGCTCGCGCGCGGGCGCAGCGTCCAGGAGATCGCCCGGGCGCTGAGCCTCTCGCCCAGCACGGTGGGAACCCACCTGTACAACGTCAAGCAGAAGCTGGGGGCCAGCAACCAGGCCGAACTCACGTTGCTGGCGCTGCGCTGGGGCGTGATCGAGGCCTGA
- the pqqD gene encoding pyrroloquinoline quinone biosynthesis peptide chaperone PqqD, which yields MYLFRWEPSQAAHVLLYPEGIVKLNETAGEILKRCDGVRTDAQLIAELQALYPDEPARVEAGVLTFLEVFRAKGWIRRQT from the coding sequence ATGTACCTGTTTCGCTGGGAGCCCAGCCAGGCGGCCCACGTGCTGCTGTACCCGGAGGGCATCGTCAAGCTCAACGAGACCGCCGGCGAAATCCTCAAGCGCTGTGACGGCGTGCGAACAGACGCGCAACTGATCGCCGAGCTGCAGGCGCTGTATCCCGATGAACCGGCCCGCGTCGAAGCGGGCGTACTGACATTCCTGGAGGTGTTCCGTGCCAAAGGATGGATCCGTCGTCAGACTTGA
- the serC gene encoding 3-phosphoserine/phosphohydroxythreonine transaminase, with translation MAGPSAAPAGGHSFSAAAGPLPPEVVDEVAQACRSWRGGGPVLSLPFTSEAFRELQHETQARLRRLLGIPPGYQVLFMQGGASAQFALVPLNLLGPDDAAAHMDTGHWSRRAAAEAARHARVVSLRHDALDPSAPSPDTAPVAYLHLTSNETADGWQWPRLPASPWPLVVDMSSDLLTREIDWTDLGLLYASAQKALGVPGLTLVVVRDELLGRARPSVPGVMNYTALAAADSRLNTPPVFAIFVAHAMLGWIERQGGVPAMAHTAARRSEAVYQALDASGGFYRPGVDPAWRSRINPCFGLADPALTPRFLEQARAAGLFDLQGHPDLGGLRVSLYNGTPEAAVSALMSFLRAFQRNHG, from the coding sequence GTGGCCGGACCATCCGCCGCTCCTGCGGGTGGCCACAGCTTCTCGGCGGCGGCCGGCCCGTTGCCGCCGGAGGTGGTGGACGAGGTGGCCCAGGCCTGCCGGTCCTGGCGCGGCGGGGGACCGGTGCTGAGCCTGCCCTTCACCTCGGAGGCGTTTCGCGAACTGCAGCACGAGACCCAGGCCCGCCTGCGGCGGCTGCTGGGCATCCCGCCGGGCTACCAGGTGCTGTTCATGCAGGGCGGGGCCAGCGCGCAGTTCGCCCTGGTGCCGCTCAACCTGCTGGGTCCCGACGATGCCGCCGCCCACATGGACACCGGCCACTGGTCGCGGCGGGCCGCGGCCGAGGCCGCCCGCCACGCCCGGGTCGTGAGCCTGCGCCACGATGCCCTGGACCCCAGCGCCCCATCCCCGGACACGGCGCCGGTGGCCTACCTGCACCTCACCAGCAACGAGACCGCGGACGGCTGGCAGTGGCCCCGGCTGCCCGCCAGCCCCTGGCCGCTGGTGGTCGACATGAGCTCCGACCTGCTCACCCGCGAAATCGACTGGACCGACCTTGGCCTGCTGTACGCCAGCGCCCAGAAGGCGCTGGGCGTGCCGGGGCTGACGCTGGTGGTCGTGCGCGACGAGCTGCTGGGCCGCGCCCGGCCCAGCGTGCCCGGCGTCATGAACTACACCGCCCTGGCCGCCGCCGACTCGCGCCTGAACACACCACCGGTGTTCGCCATCTTCGTCGCCCACGCCATGCTGGGCTGGATCGAACGGCAGGGTGGCGTGCCGGCGATGGCACACACCGCTGCCCGGCGCAGCGAGGCGGTCTACCAGGCCCTGGACGCCAGCGGCGGTTTCTACCGGCCCGGGGTCGATCCGGCCTGGCGCTCGCGCATCAACCCCTGCTTCGGCCTGGCCGACCCGGCCCTGACGCCCCGTTTCCTCGAACAGGCGCGGGCCGCCGGCCTGTTCGATCTGCAGGGCCATCCGGACCTGGGGGGTCTGCGCGTGAGCCTGTACAACGGCACGCCCGAAGCGGCGGTGTCGGCGTTGATGTCGTTCCTGAGGGCGTTCCAGCGCAACCATGGCTGA
- the pqqE gene encoding pyrroloquinoline quinone biosynthesis protein PqqE: protein MPKDGSVVRLDGQGLPLWLVLELTYRCPLKCPWCSNPVNAAPGHGPELSTDEWKRVLRQGRELGALQLGFTGGEPMLRDDLEELVEEANGLGYYTNLITSGVGLSEARLVALKQAGLKQIQLSIQSSDRELTDALVGAKVFDLKLKVARMIKAHGFPMVLNVPVFRHNVDQTAQVLAMAEDIGVDYLEFANIQYYNWALLNRDELMPTREQLERAERTVNEARQRLGDRMTIYFVIPDYHESRPKACMNGWGSIHLTIAPDGTAMPCQEARSIDGLSFPTVREHGLDWLWNESPTFRQFRGLDWMREPCRSCDERETDFGGCRCQAYLLTGDACNTDPACAKSPHHGLITQAVARATDPTRVRMPLIMRTAPQEPSR from the coding sequence GTGCCAAAGGATGGATCCGTCGTCAGACTTGACGGCCAGGGCCTGCCGCTGTGGCTGGTGCTCGAACTGACCTACCGCTGCCCGTTGAAGTGCCCGTGGTGCAGCAACCCGGTGAACGCCGCGCCCGGGCACGGGCCGGAGCTGAGCACCGACGAATGGAAACGGGTGCTGCGCCAGGGCCGCGAACTCGGTGCGCTGCAGCTGGGCTTCACCGGCGGCGAGCCGATGCTGCGCGACGACCTGGAGGAACTGGTCGAAGAGGCCAACGGCCTGGGCTACTACACCAACCTGATCACCTCGGGCGTCGGGCTGAGCGAGGCGCGCCTGGTGGCGCTGAAACAGGCCGGTCTCAAGCAGATCCAGCTGTCGATCCAGTCGAGCGACCGCGAGCTGACCGACGCGCTGGTGGGGGCCAAGGTCTTCGACCTCAAGCTCAAGGTGGCGCGGATGATCAAGGCCCACGGCTTCCCGATGGTGCTCAACGTGCCGGTGTTCCGCCACAACGTCGACCAGACGGCGCAGGTCCTCGCGATGGCCGAGGACATCGGCGTGGACTACCTCGAATTCGCCAACATCCAGTACTACAACTGGGCCCTGCTCAACCGCGACGAGCTGATGCCCACGCGCGAGCAGCTGGAGCGGGCCGAGCGCACGGTCAACGAGGCCCGGCAGCGGCTGGGCGACCGCATGACGATCTACTTCGTCATCCCCGATTACCACGAGTCGCGGCCCAAGGCCTGCATGAACGGCTGGGGTTCGATCCACCTGACCATCGCCCCCGACGGCACCGCCATGCCCTGCCAGGAGGCGCGATCGATCGACGGCCTGAGCTTTCCGACGGTGCGCGAACACGGGCTGGACTGGCTCTGGAACGAATCGCCCACCTTCCGCCAGTTCCGCGGCCTGGACTGGATGCGCGAGCCCTGCCGCTCCTGCGACGAGCGGGAGACCGATTTCGGCGGCTGCCGCTGCCAGGCCTACCTGCTGACCGGCGACGCCTGCAACACCGACCCGGCCTGCGCCAAGTCCCCGCACCACGGGCTGATCACCCAGGCCGTGGCCCGCGCCACCGACCCCACCCGTGTGCGCATGCCGCTGATCATGCGCACAGCGCCGCAGGAGCCGTCGCGATGA
- a CDS encoding ABC transporter ATP-binding protein yields MPEATPTPAVSDKPFVEFDQVWLAYNDELLAQNVFAVEDINLQVKQGEFIAIVGPSGCGKSTFMKLTTGLKMPSMGRIWIDGQPVTGPLKISGMAFQAPSLLPWRTTLDNVLLPLEIVEPYRSQFKDRRKEYEERAKKLLASVGLGGMEKKFPWELSGGMQQRASICRALIHEPKMLLLDEPFGALDAFTREELWCTLRDLWEAQRFNVILVTHDLRESVFLADTVYCMSKSPGRFVVKREIEIPRTRDLEVTYTKDFSDIVHELRGHIGALRAPVDQ; encoded by the coding sequence ATGCCAGAAGCCACCCCCACGCCCGCCGTCAGCGACAAGCCCTTCGTCGAATTCGACCAGGTCTGGCTCGCCTACAACGACGAACTGCTGGCCCAGAACGTCTTCGCGGTCGAAGACATCAACCTGCAGGTGAAGCAGGGCGAGTTCATCGCCATCGTCGGCCCCTCGGGCTGCGGCAAGTCCACCTTCATGAAGCTCACCACCGGGCTGAAGATGCCGAGCATGGGCCGGATCTGGATCGACGGCCAGCCGGTGACCGGCCCGCTCAAGATCTCGGGCATGGCCTTCCAGGCGCCCTCGCTCTTGCCCTGGCGCACCACGCTGGACAACGTGCTGCTGCCGCTGGAGATCGTCGAGCCGTATCGCAGCCAGTTCAAGGACCGGCGCAAGGAATACGAGGAGCGGGCGAAGAAGCTGCTGGCCAGCGTGGGCCTGGGTGGCATGGAGAAGAAGTTCCCGTGGGAGCTCTCGGGCGGCATGCAGCAGCGCGCCAGCATCTGCCGCGCCCTCATCCACGAGCCCAAGATGCTGCTGCTCGACGAGCCCTTCGGCGCGCTCGACGCCTTCACGCGCGAAGAGCTCTGGTGCACGCTGCGCGACCTCTGGGAAGCGCAGCGCTTCAACGTCATCCTGGTCACGCACGATCTGCGCGAGAGCGTGTTCCTGGCCGACACGGTGTATTGCATGAGCAAGAGCCCCGGGCGTTTCGTGGTGAAGCGCGAGATCGAGATCCCGCGCACGCGCGACCTGGAGGTGACCTACACCAAGGACTTCAGCGACATCGTGCATGAACTGCGCGGACACATTGGGGCCTTGCGCGCCCCTGTCGACCAGTGA